The following coding sequences are from one Roseburia hominis A2-183 window:
- a CDS encoding helix-turn-helix domain-containing protein — protein MAVSYKKLFHLLIEKNMTNAQLQQEAGFSANIITRLKRNRYISLESVESICHVLNCGVDDILEFVPENNGGKENG, from the coding sequence ATGGCAGTCAGTTACAAAAAATTATTCCATTTACTGATAGAAAAAAATATGACAAATGCACAGTTGCAGCAGGAGGCTGGCTTCTCCGCAAATATCATCACACGGCTGAAACGTAATAGGTATATTTCCCTCGAAAGCGTAGAGAGTATATGTCATGTCCTGAACTGTGGCGTTGACGATATTCTGGAATTTGTACCAGAGAATAACGGAGGAAAAGAGAATGGTTGA
- a CDS encoding type I restriction-modification system subunit M: MVDTKKEQERDELHRAIWAIADELRGAVDGWDFKNYVLGTMFYRYISENLCNYINSGEIDAGNTDFDYAKMPDEDAEEAREGLVEEKGFFILPSELFCNVRTNAANDENLNETLERVFRHIEESAKGSEAESDFAGLFDDYDVNSNKLGSTVAKRNEKLVKLLNGVGEMNLGDVKDHSIDAFGDAYEYLMTMYASNAGKSGGEFFTPADVSELLTRLGTVGKTEINKVYDPACGSGSLLLKAEKILGKDAIRNGFYGQEINITTYNLCRINMFLHDVGFDKFDIACEDTLLSPQHWDDEPFELIVSNPPYSIKWAGDENPLLINDPRFAPAGVLAPKSKADMAFIMHSLSWLASNGTAAIVCFPGIMYRGGAEQKIRKYLVDNNYVDCIIQLPSNLFFGTSIATCIMVMKKNKTDNKTLFIDATSECVKVTNNNKLTQENIDRIVDVFAKREEIEHFSHLASYEEVSENAYNLSVSTYVEAEDTREKIDIVKLNAEIKEIVAREQVLRDEIDKIIAEIEVG, encoded by the coding sequence ATGGTTGATACCAAAAAAGAACAGGAACGTGACGAACTGCACCGTGCAATATGGGCGATTGCAGATGAACTGCGTGGAGCAGTCGATGGTTGGGACTTCAAAAATTATGTTCTTGGCACGATGTTCTATCGCTACATTTCCGAAAATCTGTGCAATTACATAAACAGCGGTGAGATTGATGCAGGCAATACTGATTTTGATTATGCAAAAATGCCGGATGAGGATGCGGAAGAGGCAAGAGAGGGATTGGTAGAGGAAAAAGGATTTTTTATCCTTCCGAGCGAACTTTTCTGTAATGTCCGAACCAACGCCGCAAATGATGAAAATCTGAATGAGACGCTGGAGCGTGTGTTTCGTCATATCGAGGAATCAGCAAAGGGCAGTGAGGCTGAGAGTGACTTTGCCGGATTGTTCGATGACTATGATGTAAACAGCAATAAACTGGGGTCTACAGTTGCAAAGCGCAATGAAAAACTTGTGAAACTGCTGAATGGCGTAGGTGAAATGAATCTGGGAGATGTGAAAGATCATTCCATTGATGCCTTTGGTGATGCTTATGAGTACCTTATGACCATGTATGCATCAAATGCCGGAAAATCTGGTGGAGAGTTCTTTACTCCGGCAGATGTGTCAGAATTGCTCACACGCCTTGGAACTGTAGGAAAAACGGAAATCAACAAAGTATATGATCCGGCTTGTGGTTCAGGTTCATTGCTTCTGAAGGCTGAGAAAATTCTTGGAAAGGATGCTATCCGTAATGGGTTTTATGGACAGGAGATTAATATCACAACCTATAACCTGTGTCGTATCAATATGTTTTTGCATGATGTGGGTTTTGATAAATTTGATATAGCCTGTGAAGACACATTGCTCAGTCCACAGCACTGGGATGATGAACCGTTTGAACTGATTGTGTCTAATCCGCCATATTCTATCAAGTGGGCGGGAGACGAAAATCCTCTGCTCATCAATGATCCTCGTTTTGCTCCGGCTGGAGTTCTGGCACCTAAGAGCAAAGCGGATATGGCATTTATCATGCACAGCTTGTCATGGCTTGCGTCTAACGGAACTGCTGCCATTGTATGTTTTCCGGGAATTATGTATCGTGGCGGTGCAGAACAGAAAATTCGTAAATATCTGGTAGACAATAACTATGTGGATTGCATCATTCAGTTACCGAGTAACCTGTTCTTCGGCACTTCTATCGCAACCTGCATTATGGTGATGAAGAAGAATAAGACGGACAATAAGACGCTGTTTATTGATGCCACAAGCGAGTGTGTAAAGGTGACCAACAATAATAAGCTGACACAAGAGAATATCGACCGTATTGTGGATGTGTTTGCTAAGCGTGAAGAAATCGAACATTTTTCCCATCTGGCAAGTTATGAGGAAGTATCCGAGAACGCTTATAATCTGTCGGTCTCCACTTATGTAGAGGCAGAGGATACCAGAGAAAAAATTGACATTGTGAAGCTGAATGCGGAAATTAAAGAAATTGTTGCCCGTGAACAAGTGCTTCGTGATGAGATTGATAAGATTATCGCAGAAATCGAGGTGGGATGA
- a CDS encoding PDDEXK nuclease domain-containing protein encodes MENNLMVYQSVITDIKNIINAGQQEAYGAASKAMVLTYWNVGKRIVEQEQAGKEHAEYGKKLLVALSDELTKEYGNGYSERNLRYFRKFYQYFPDKEIWNACVPNLNWTQFRSLLRVSDENARIWYMNEAAKEGWSSRTLDRNISTQYYNRLLQSPQKENVIAEMKQKTVGYQKNSFELLKNPIMAEFLGFKNEDSYLESDLETAIISHIRDFLMEMGRGFAFVARQQHIVTETEDYYIDLVFYNIELKCYVLIDLKMGKITHQDVGQIDMYVRMYDDLKCKPGDNPTIGILLCSETDEDIARYSVLHDNDHLFMSKYLTCLPTKEQLKVEIERQKEIFYMQHPDAGENDDGEEIEE; translated from the coding sequence ATGGAAAATAATCTGATGGTGTATCAGTCTGTTATTACAGATATAAAGAATATCATAAATGCAGGGCAGCAAGAGGCGTATGGTGCCGCCAGTAAGGCAATGGTTCTGACTTATTGGAATGTAGGAAAAAGAATCGTTGAGCAGGAGCAAGCGGGAAAAGAGCATGCTGAGTATGGGAAAAAACTATTAGTTGCATTGTCTGATGAATTGACGAAAGAATATGGAAACGGATATTCTGAACGTAATTTGCGATATTTTAGAAAATTCTACCAATATTTTCCAGACAAGGAGATTTGGAACGCATGCGTTCCGAATTTGAATTGGACGCAATTTCGCAGTCTTTTGCGTGTGTCAGATGAAAATGCACGTATTTGGTATATGAACGAAGCGGCAAAAGAAGGTTGGAGCAGCAGAACTCTTGACCGGAATATTTCCACACAATATTATAATCGTCTTTTGCAATCTCCCCAAAAAGAAAATGTGATTGCAGAGATGAAGCAAAAAACAGTAGGCTATCAAAAAAACAGTTTTGAGTTGCTGAAAAATCCAATCATGGCGGAGTTTTTGGGCTTTAAGAATGAAGACAGTTACTTGGAAAGTGATCTTGAAACGGCAATCATATCTCATATACGTGACTTTCTGATGGAGATGGGACGAGGTTTTGCGTTTGTTGCCCGTCAGCAACACATAGTCACAGAAACGGAAGACTATTATATAGATCTTGTTTTTTATAATATTGAACTCAAGTGTTATGTACTGATTGATTTGAAAATGGGTAAGATTACGCATCAGGATGTCGGGCAGATTGATATGTATGTGCGGATGTATGATGATTTAAAGTGCAAGCCGGGGGATAATCCGACCATTGGCATTTTGCTCTGTTCAGAAACGGATGAGGATATTGCAAGATATTCTGTATTGCACGATAACGATCATTTGTTTATGTCAAAGTATCTGACCTGTCTTCCGACAAAAGAACAACTGAAAGTCGAGATAGAACGCCAGAAAGAGATTTTCTATATGCAGCATCCGGATGCAGGTGAGAATGATGATGGGGAGGAGATTGAGGAATGA
- a CDS encoding restriction endonuclease subunit S produces the protein MNKLDKLIEEFCPDGMEYKELSELFHTRNGYTPSKGNKEFWENGSVPWFRMEDIRENGNILSKAIQYVSEKAVKGKLFPENSIIVATSATVGEFMKLIWMLQIFITIKNFRFTETIRYPI, from the coding sequence ATGAATAAACTTGATAAATTGATTGAAGAATTCTGCCCAGACGGGATGGAGTATAAAGAATTATCTGAGCTTTTTCATACAAGAAATGGATATACTCCATCTAAGGGAAATAAAGAATTTTGGGAAAATGGGTCGGTTCCATGGTTTAGAATGGAAGATATTAGAGAAAATGGAAATATTCTTTCAAAAGCTATACAGTATGTTTCTGAAAAAGCAGTAAAGGGAAAGCTGTTTCCTGAAAACTCAATTATAGTTGCAACTTCGGCAACTGTTGGAGAATTCATGAAGCTAATCTGGATGTTACAGATATTCATTACGATAAAAAATTTCAGATTTACAGAGACGATTAGATACCCAATATGA
- a CDS encoding helix-turn-helix transcriptional regulator: MKIDRLIGILSILLQEEKTTAPELAEKFEVSRRTINRDIEDLCKAGIPIRTAQGTGGGISIMDGYRMDRTILTSKDMQMILAGLRSLDSVSGSRYYSQLMEKIQTGSSEFISGRDSMLIDLSSWYKGSLAPKIEVIQSAIENRRIIRFKYYAPSGESNRRVEPYYLVFQWSSWYVWGWCLERKDYRLFKLNRMDCVVETDRGFLCRDVPMPDLSNEKIFPGGIKVKALFTPNMKWRLVEEFGPNCFTETDDGRLLFSADYTDMENLVTWLMTFGAKVEVLEPKEARDIIRRNAEETLKIYGGLGK; this comes from the coding sequence ATGAAGATAGATAGGCTTATTGGGATATTGTCAATCTTACTGCAGGAAGAAAAGACAACGGCTCCTGAACTGGCAGAAAAATTTGAGGTATCCCGCAGGACAATAAACCGGGATATTGAAGACCTTTGCAAAGCAGGTATTCCAATAAGGACGGCACAGGGAACCGGTGGCGGTATAAGTATTATGGACGGATATCGTATGGATAGGACGATACTGACATCCAAAGATATGCAGATGATTCTTGCAGGTTTGCGGAGTCTTGACAGTGTGAGCGGAAGCAGATACTACAGTCAGCTGATGGAGAAAATCCAGACCGGATCATCAGAGTTCATCAGTGGAAGAGACTCTATGCTGATTGACTTATCTTCATGGTATAAGGGTTCCCTTGCTCCAAAGATCGAGGTAATACAGAGTGCAATAGAAAACAGGCGCATCATACGATTTAAGTATTATGCTCCGTCCGGAGAGAGCAACCGAAGGGTAGAACCATATTATCTGGTTTTCCAGTGGTCGAGCTGGTATGTATGGGGGTGGTGTTTAGAACGTAAAGATTACAGGCTGTTCAAACTGAACCGTATGGATTGTGTTGTTGAAACAGACCGTGGATTTCTGTGCAGAGATGTACCAATGCCGGATTTGTCAAATGAGAAGATATTTCCGGGTGGGATAAAGGTAAAAGCTCTTTTCACACCGAATATGAAGTGGCGGCTGGTTGAAGAATTTGGACCGAACTGCTTTACAGAAACAGACGATGGAAGGCTGCTCTTTTCAGCAGACTATACGGATATGGAAAACCTTGTGACATGGCTTATGACATTTGGAGCAAAAGTAGAGGTGCTTGAACCAAAAGAAGCACGGGACATTATCCGCAGGAATGCGGAAGAAACATTAAAAATCTATGGAGGATTAGGAAAATGA
- a CDS encoding GyrI-like domain-containing protein, which translates to MTFDYKKEYKEFYMPKGTPSIVTVPKMNYIAVRGSGNPNDADGEYKQAIGLLYGIAFTIKMSKKEDHQIDGYFDYVVPPLEGFWWQGERRPGDAMLRTDRAGRRDGVSGIDYARKEDFKWISVIRLPDFVTRENFDWAVRKATAKKKQDFSKVEFFSYEEGLCVQCMHIGAYDDEPATVDAMHRFMEEQGYTLDITDQRMHHEIYLSDARRVAPEKLKTVVRHPIRRA; encoded by the coding sequence ATGACATTTGATTATAAAAAAGAATATAAAGAATTTTATATGCCGAAAGGCACACCGTCTATCGTAACTGTTCCGAAAATGAACTATATAGCGGTAAGGGGAAGCGGCAATCCAAATGATGCAGACGGAGAATACAAGCAGGCTATCGGACTTCTGTATGGAATTGCATTTACGATTAAAATGAGCAAAAAGGAAGATCATCAGATTGATGGATATTTCGATTATGTCGTGCCGCCATTAGAGGGATTCTGGTGGCAGGGTGAGCGGCGTCCGGGGGACGCCATGCTGCGAACCGACCGAGCCGGCAGGCGAGACGGCGTATCCGGAATTGATTATGCTCGTAAGGAAGATTTTAAGTGGATTTCTGTTATTCGCTTGCCAGATTTTGTTACCAGGGAGAATTTCGACTGGGCTGTCAGGAAAGCTACGGCAAAGAAAAAACAGGATTTTTCTAAGGTTGAGTTTTTTTCCTATGAGGAGGGCTTATGTGTACAGTGTATGCATATCGGAGCGTATGACGATGAGCCTGCTACGGTAGATGCAATGCACAGATTTATGGAAGAACAGGGATATACACTTGATATAACGGATCAGAGGATGCACCACGAGATTTATCTGAGTGATGCGCGGAGAGTGGCACCTGAGAAATTGAAGACTGTGGTCAGGCATCCGATAAGGAGGGCTTAA
- a CDS encoding N-acetyltransferase, whose product MEYIRVTKENLEKEHICCAISDNKDIQVSSKKAWLADRFDEGLVFLKSVERGKCFIEYIPAECAWNPIEAPGYMYINCLWVSGSFKGHGYSSDLLSRCIEDSREKGKEGLCILAAARKKPFLADPKFLKYKGFEVCDEADNGIQLWYLPFEEKTEPPVFKECAKHPHINERGYVLYYTNQCPFNAKYVPILEETAQKNGIPFKAVKIESRKDAQNVPTPITTYALFCDGEYVTNEQMNDKKFLKLVGR is encoded by the coding sequence ATGGAATATATTAGAGTTACGAAAGAAAATCTTGAAAAGGAGCATATTTGCTGTGCCATTTCCGACAATAAAGATATTCAGGTATCATCAAAGAAGGCATGGCTTGCGGATAGATTTGATGAAGGTCTTGTGTTTCTTAAGAGCGTAGAACGCGGCAAGTGCTTTATTGAGTACATACCTGCGGAGTGTGCATGGAATCCAATCGAGGCACCTGGTTATATGTATATTAATTGTTTGTGGGTGTCCGGTTCTTTCAAAGGTCATGGATATTCAAGTGACTTACTTTCCAGGTGTATTGAGGACAGCAGAGAAAAGGGGAAGGAAGGCCTATGTATTCTTGCGGCAGCAAGGAAAAAGCCATTTCTGGCTGATCCGAAGTTTCTAAAATATAAAGGATTTGAAGTTTGTGATGAGGCTGATAATGGAATCCAGTTATGGTATCTGCCATTTGAAGAGAAAACTGAGCCACCGGTGTTCAAGGAATGTGCAAAACACCCTCATATAAATGAACGTGGCTATGTTCTTTATTATACAAACCAATGTCCTTTCAATGCAAAGTATGTACCAATCCTGGAAGAAACCGCTCAGAAGAATGGCATTCCATTCAAGGCTGTGAAGATCGAAAGTAGGAAGGATGCTCAGAATGTACCAACACCGATTACGACTTATGCACTATTTTGTGATGGGGAGTATGTTACGAATGAGCAGATGAATGATAAGAAATTCTTAAAGCTGGTGGGAAGATAG
- a CDS encoding LacI family DNA-binding transcriptional regulator: MAQDRVRIADVADSLGLSTATVSKVIHGKTEKISDETVKRVQQELERSGYIPNMAAILLARNNSRIIGVVVNDNEKYEGRVLEDGFVMASINALSHGVNEKGYFLMIKTTSDISEIPVFASMWNMDGLILMGFCEADYEKLRNQMRISFVVYDGYFEKCSKVVNLVINHYDGGYQAGRYFRELGHKKALCIADNFICMDKERIEGFSEAFGPGETLRWKIPRTEKERMRFYEDKYQALLEKNVTAVFAVSDFYALEFMRFLQGKNIRIPRDIQIIGFDDNMASRESHPSLTTIHQEASLRAETAIKCLEAMRDGAECETKIVLPVELIKRESTGEL; the protein is encoded by the coding sequence ATGGCACAGGACAGAGTTCGGATTGCGGATGTTGCAGATTCATTAGGTCTTAGTACTGCAACTGTCTCAAAGGTGATTCACGGAAAAACAGAAAAGATTTCGGATGAGACGGTAAAACGCGTCCAGCAGGAGCTGGAGAGGTCGGGATATATCCCGAATATGGCAGCTATTCTGCTTGCCAGGAATAATTCAAGAATCATCGGAGTGGTGGTGAATGATAATGAAAAGTATGAGGGCAGGGTTTTAGAGGATGGATTTGTTATGGCTTCAATAAATGCTCTCTCCCATGGGGTAAATGAAAAAGGATATTTTCTGATGATAAAAACGACATCTGACATCAGTGAGATTCCGGTGTTTGCATCTATGTGGAATATGGATGGGCTGATTCTGATGGGTTTTTGTGAAGCGGATTATGAGAAACTCAGAAATCAGATGCGGATATCGTTTGTAGTGTATGATGGTTATTTTGAAAAATGTTCCAAGGTGGTCAATCTGGTCATCAATCATTATGACGGTGGTTATCAGGCAGGAAGATATTTTAGGGAGCTTGGACATAAAAAAGCGTTGTGCATAGCGGACAATTTTATCTGCATGGATAAAGAGCGCATCGAAGGTTTTAGCGAAGCCTTTGGACCGGGAGAAACATTAAGATGGAAAATACCAAGGACAGAAAAGGAGAGAATGCGTTTTTATGAGGATAAATATCAGGCGCTGTTAGAGAAAAATGTTACCGCTGTTTTTGCGGTATCAGATTTCTATGCACTTGAGTTTATGAGGTTTTTGCAGGGAAAGAACATTCGGATTCCAAGGGATATCCAGATAATCGGATTTGATGACAACATGGCAAGCAGGGAAAGCCATCCTTCTCTAACAACAATTCATCAGGAGGCGTCCCTTAGGGCAGAAACTGCAATTAAGTGTCTTGAGGCAATGCGCGATGGAGCAGAATGTGAGACAAAAATTGTGTTGCCGGTTGAGTTAATTAAGAGAGAAAGTACGGGGGAATTATAA
- a CDS encoding MATE family efflux transporter, which yields MSAVGLCGNFSLIFSVVIGAVSTVAGILIAQFIGAEDTKEAWCSFDVSLISGMVIAALFLFAAGVFPSQILGLYTRDVSIVNTGAVYFRIVAFSYIPMAAGNILSSWLRCREHATIPFWASFGAVAVNTGLNYLLIFGKFGLPCMGIKGAAIATLISQLFNLVFIAVGFALCIRKDEDKPVWSLRFSKITIKDYLIMIMPILVSEFLWSLGQNVESAVYGHLGMANLAAYTLTCPIQGLIVGALSGLSAAAGVMVGKRLGRKEYDEAYTESKKIMYAGLIGAAAVSILLILLAGVYTGLYRVDDSVKELGKILLIVFALYAPVKVENMILGGGIIRSGGNTKMIMMIDIVGTWCIGIPLCLLAAYAFKWDIVGVYTLLTTEEIFRLVVALVIFKRRKWMISLS from the coding sequence ATATCGGCAGTTGGACTATGTGGAAACTTTTCGCTGATTTTTTCTGTAGTGATTGGTGCAGTGAGTACGGTTGCGGGGATACTGATCGCACAGTTTATTGGTGCGGAAGATACAAAAGAGGCATGGTGCAGTTTTGATGTGAGCCTTATTAGCGGAATGGTAATAGCTGCGCTGTTTTTGTTTGCAGCAGGAGTTTTTCCCTCGCAGATTCTTGGGCTGTACACGAGGGATGTGAGTATTGTAAATACCGGTGCGGTCTATTTCAGGATAGTAGCGTTCTCCTATATTCCAATGGCGGCCGGCAATATTTTATCTTCGTGGCTGCGCTGCAGGGAGCATGCCACAATACCTTTTTGGGCGAGCTTTGGGGCAGTCGCTGTAAACACAGGTCTTAATTATCTGCTGATATTTGGAAAATTCGGATTGCCATGTATGGGAATAAAGGGAGCTGCGATCGCAACACTGATTTCGCAGTTATTTAATCTGGTATTTATTGCGGTTGGATTTGCCTTATGTATCAGAAAGGATGAAGATAAACCGGTATGGTCATTGCGTTTCAGTAAAATTACTATCAAGGATTATCTGATCATGATTATGCCGATTCTGGTCAGTGAATTTTTGTGGAGCCTCGGACAAAATGTGGAGTCTGCCGTCTATGGGCATCTTGGAATGGCAAATCTGGCGGCATACACACTTACCTGTCCGATACAGGGGCTTATTGTAGGAGCGCTTAGCGGATTGTCGGCGGCTGCCGGTGTAATGGTTGGCAAGAGGCTTGGCAGGAAAGAGTATGATGAGGCTTATACAGAATCGAAGAAAATAATGTATGCAGGCTTAATTGGTGCGGCAGCAGTATCGATATTGCTCATTCTTCTGGCTGGAGTATATACCGGGCTGTATCGTGTAGATGACAGTGTAAAAGAACTTGGAAAGATATTGCTTATTGTATTTGCCCTGTATGCACCGGTCAAGGTTGAAAATATGATACTCGGAGGCGGTATCATAAGAAGCGGCGGCAATACCAAAATGATTATGATGATTGATATTGTTGGCACATGGTGCATCGGAATCCCGCTGTGTCTGCTTGCAGCATATGCATTTAAGTGGGACATAGTTGGTGTGTATACACTGCTTACCACCGAAGAAATATTCAGGCTGGTGGTAGCGCTTGTTATTTTTAAGAGGCGTAAGTGGATGATCAGCTTATCGTAG
- a CDS encoding LysR family transcriptional regulator, which produces MTLDYYRIFYYVAQYQSFSKAAEILGNNQPNLSRCMNLLESELGCKLLVRTNRGVSLTPEGERLFSHVAIANEQLMLGEQEILKDKSLESGLVTIGASETALRLFLLNKLELFHHNYPHVRLQISNHSTPQAIRALSHGTVDFSVVTTPIDIKKPLHKTSLLSFREILIGGSSYAAIASRMQSLHDLSEVPFISLGAGTGTRELYSQYFLSHHLVFSPDMEASTTDQILPMVAHNLGIGFYPEALASEPIARGEVLPIRLVEPIPEREICLIRDTSRPKSIAAQKLMEHLQSDT; this is translated from the coding sequence ATGACGCTGGATTACTACCGCATTTTTTACTATGTTGCACAATATCAAAGCTTTTCCAAAGCTGCTGAGATTCTTGGGAACAACCAGCCGAATCTCTCCCGCTGCATGAATCTGCTCGAGAGCGAGCTCGGCTGCAAGCTGCTTGTGCGCACCAACCGCGGTGTCAGCCTGACGCCGGAGGGGGAACGCCTCTTCTCCCATGTCGCTATCGCCAACGAACAGCTGATGCTCGGGGAACAGGAAATCTTAAAAGACAAAAGTCTCGAAAGCGGTCTTGTGACCATCGGCGCGAGCGAGACGGCTCTGCGCCTGTTTCTTTTGAACAAACTGGAGCTTTTCCACCACAATTATCCACATGTGCGCCTGCAGATTTCCAACCATTCCACACCGCAGGCCATCCGTGCCCTGTCGCACGGCACCGTCGATTTTTCCGTGGTGACGACCCCGATCGACATCAAAAAACCTCTTCACAAGACGTCGCTTTTATCCTTTCGCGAAATCCTGATCGGAGGTTCTTCCTATGCCGCTATTGCCTCCCGCATGCAGAGTCTGCACGACCTGTCGGAGGTTCCTTTTATCTCTCTCGGAGCCGGAACCGGCACGAGAGAATTGTATTCCCAGTATTTTCTAAGTCATCATCTTGTATTTTCACCGGACATGGAAGCCTCCACGACCGATCAGATTCTGCCCATGGTCGCGCACAATCTCGGCATCGGCTTCTATCCGGAAGCACTCGCCTCCGAACCGATTGCGCGCGGGGAAGTGCTTCCCATCCGTCTGGTCGAGCCGATCCCGGAACGTGAGATCTGCCTCATCCGGGACACAAGCCGCCCGAAGAGCATCGCTGCCCAGAAGCTGATGGAACATCTGCAGAGCGATACCTGA
- a CDS encoding YoaK family protein, with product MSEAFINSIFLAMSGGFQDAYTYFTRDKVFSNAQTGNVVLMSQHFMMGEWKDGLKYLLPLLAFAFGVLAAERIQAQFRFARRLHWRQGILLLEIAILLIVGFLPQTLNMTATILVSFSCAMQVQAFRKVDGYSYASTMCIGNLRSGTASLSMYFRERRPEFLKQALYYFGIILFFALGAGAGGNLSVRYGVHVIWVSGGLLMVSVLLMFLEKLRVWNR from the coding sequence ATGTCGGAAGCGTTTATCAACAGTATTTTCCTTGCAATGTCCGGAGGCTTTCAGGATGCATACACCTACTTTACCAGAGACAAGGTGTTCTCCAACGCGCAGACGGGCAATGTGGTGTTGATGAGCCAGCATTTTATGATGGGAGAGTGGAAGGACGGGCTGAAGTATCTGCTGCCGCTTCTGGCATTCGCGTTTGGCGTGCTGGCGGCGGAGCGGATACAGGCGCAGTTCCGCTTTGCCAGGCGGCTGCACTGGCGGCAGGGAATTCTGCTTCTGGAAATTGCAATCCTTCTGATTGTCGGATTCCTTCCGCAGACCCTCAACATGACGGCGACCATCCTGGTGTCGTTCTCCTGTGCGATGCAGGTGCAGGCATTCCGGAAGGTGGACGGCTATTCCTACGCCAGCACGATGTGCATCGGCAATCTGCGGAGTGGTACGGCATCGCTTTCCATGTATTTCAGGGAGCGCCGTCCCGAGTTTTTAAAGCAGGCTCTTTATTATTTTGGCATCATCTTGTTTTTCGCGCTGGGCGCTGGGGCAGGCGGCAACTTATCGGTTCGTTACGGAGTACATGTGATCTGGGTATCAGGCGGACTTTTGATGGTGAGCGTGCTGTTAATGTTCCTGGAAAAGCTGCGTGTATGGAACAGGTGA
- a CDS encoding DUF4866 domain-containing protein, protein MATIFPREEKAEQLFEKILENPDACERLKDTFYEHFPESEDMDAQMPAVSPQTFTRALFQAYQNKDLSAFLMAICGNSMFDLLRNSFLIPIRFDDKGKTNPILLTDDQGILREKLPVNVPDKVYQKFSRIYQHREPIPQMREYLAYGFREEHRYGEEDLSVESVEIGRHLGILLLYAMPEHLQEHLTDAQVYVHVWDALMRLEDVLPRAFMYYGKMQVNGQETGSEELGIFLPLRHFGDAMERNIEQANGIALGFREEMERYARSV, encoded by the coding sequence ATGGCAACTATTTTTCCAAGGGAAGAAAAAGCGGAGCAGTTGTTCGAGAAGATTCTGGAAAATCCGGATGCGTGTGAGCGGCTGAAGGATACGTTTTATGAGCATTTTCCGGAATCGGAGGATATGGATGCGCAGATGCCGGCGGTATCGCCACAGACTTTTACGAGGGCGCTGTTTCAGGCATACCAGAACAAGGATCTGTCGGCATTTCTGATGGCGATCTGCGGAAACAGCATGTTTGATCTGCTGCGCAACTCTTTTCTGATCCCGATCCGGTTTGACGACAAGGGCAAGACAAACCCGATTCTTTTGACCGATGACCAGGGAATCTTAAGAGAGAAGCTCCCGGTGAACGTCCCGGACAAGGTTTACCAGAAGTTCAGCAGAATCTATCAGCACAGGGAGCCGATCCCACAGATGCGGGAATATCTGGCGTACGGTTTCCGCGAGGAGCACCGCTACGGCGAGGAGGATCTGTCGGTGGAGAGCGTGGAGATCGGGCGACATCTGGGAATCCTGCTGCTCTATGCCATGCCGGAACATTTGCAGGAGCATCTGACGGATGCGCAGGTGTATGTCCATGTATGGGACGCGCTGATGCGGCTTGAAGATGTGCTGCCGCGTGCCTTTATGTATTACGGGAAAATGCAGGTAAACGGGCAGGAGACCGGAAGCGAGGAACTGGGAATTTTCCTTCCGCTGCGTCATTTTGGCGATGCCATGGAGCGCAACATTGAGCAGGCAAACGGGATTGCGCTGGGGTTCCGGGAAGAGATGGAACGTTATGCCAGAAGTGTCTGA